One genomic segment of Sminthopsis crassicaudata isolate SCR6 chromosome 2, ASM4859323v1, whole genome shotgun sequence includes these proteins:
- the ZBTB26 gene encoding zinc finger and BTB domain-containing protein 26 — protein MSERSDLLRFKFENYGDSMLQKMNKLREENKFCDVAVHIDDIEVQGHKIVFAAGSPFLRDQFLLNDSREIKISILQRSEVGRQLLLSCYSGILEFPEMELVNYLTAASFLQMSHIVERCTQALWKFIKPKQPLEGKEECEQQSDSSESKEQQVDDRNSQEQDSPCIQPSEDSMDMEDSDIQIVKVESIGEVSEVRNKKDQNQFISSEPSALHSSEPQHSFINSTVENRVNEIEQNHLHNYALSYAGSDNIIMASKDLFGPNNRGIDKGLQWHHQCPKCTRVFRHLENYANHLKMHKLFMCLLCGKTFTQKGNLHRHMRVHAGIKPFQCKICGKTFSQKCSLQDHLNLHSGDKPHKCNYCDMVFAHKPVLRKHLKQLHGKNSFDNANERNVQDLTVDFDSFACTTVTETKGCQQPSDASQVLDAGKLAQAVLTIRSDGTCVN, from the coding sequence ATGTCTGAAAGATCAGATCTCCTTCGCTTCAAGTTTGAAAATTATGGAGATTCAATGTTACAAAAAATGAACAagttaagagaagaaaataagttttGTGACGTCGCCGTTCATATAGATGATATTGAGGTTCAGGGACATAAAATTGTGTTTGCCGCAGGCTCACCCTTCCTAAGAGACCAGTTTTTACTGAATGATTCCAGAGAAATAAAGATTTCCATATTGCAGAGATCAGAAGTGGGGAGACAATTGCTGCTATCCTGTTATAGTGGCATTCTGGAATTTCCTGAGATGGAACTGGTAAATTATTTGACAGCTGCAAGCTTTCTTCAGATGAGCCACATTGTAGAACGATGCACACAGGCCCTTTGGAAGTTTATAAAGCCCAAGCAGCCTTTGGAAGGCAAAGAGGAATGTGAACAGCAGAGTGATTCTTCAGAGTCAAAAGAACAGCAGGTAGATGACAGAAACTCACAGGAGCAGGATTCCCCCTGTATTCAACCCTCTGAGGATAGTATGGACATGGAGGACAGTGACATTCAGATTGTTAAAGTAGAATCAATTGGGGAGGTTTCAGAAGTTAGgaataaaaaagatcaaaatcaGTTTATTTCTTCTGAACCATCTGCTTTACATTCCTCAGAACCCCAGCACTCCTTTATTAATTCAACTGTGGAAAACAGAGTAAATGAAATTGAACAAAACCATCTCCACAATTATGCTCTTTCTTATGCAGGTAGTGATAATATCATTATGGCCTCTAAAGACTTATTTGGTCCTAATAATCGTGGCATAGACAAAGGCCTTCAGTGGCATCACCAGTGCCCAAAGTGTACCAGGGTGTTCCGTCATCTAGAGAACTATGCTAACCACTTAAAAATGCATAAACTCTTTATGTGTTTACTCTGCGGAAAAACATTCACTCAGAAAGGCAACCTCCACCGACATATGCGAGTACATGCAGGCATCAAACCTTTTCAATGTAAAATCTGTGGGAAAACCTTCTCTCAGAAGTGTTCCTTACAGGATCACCTTAACCTCCATAGTGGAGATAAGCCCCATAAATGTAACTATTGTGACATGGTTTTTGCACATAAACCAGTTTTGAGGAAACACCTGAAGCAGCTGCATGGTAAAAACAGCTTTGATAATGCTAATGAAAGAAATGTGCAAGACCTCACAGTGGATTTTGATTCTTTTGCTTGTACCACAGTTACAGAAACTAAAGGGTGCCAGCAGCCATCAGATGCATCCCAGGTCTTAGATGCAGGTAAACTGGCCCAGGCTGTACTGACTATAAGGAGTGATGGTACCTGTGTTAATTAA